A window of the Pyrodictium abyssi genome harbors these coding sequences:
- a CDS encoding glycosyltransferase gives MHQDIDVVLVSRGWFPTTKGGAEKFISRLGNELYKRGLKVVGITQWVRNAFYPKTPYKIIFISGKGKPNTLSSLVFSLKAGITVNKLKPCAVIVNGYWGELAPLFIKSSKIVTIIHDVGFVNSIYQSKLHYNTIKNIMRKYILSKIIKKSDIIVVPSLIVKKDIINYISSYCTEKIYVLGFEGIDGPFRRIHVENEYFDIVHVARFAPNKGHIILLKAFANILNELKNIRLWLVGGIDAKHIDYYEKIKYIANNINRKFNKPVVKIVTNAPSLNNYYALADVCVAPSIGDEGYGLAVAECMAYGKPVIASDIFADTGVVSAERAFVVERGDPYALANTIKYVYLNYEEALKKADKGLEFARKCSWSKVADKFIELLRHVNCK, from the coding sequence ATGCACCAGGATATAGATGTAGTTTTGGTGTCACGCGGATGGTTTCCAACCACTAAGGGCGGTGCAGAAAAATTTATATCAAGACTCGGAAACGAACTATATAAGAGAGGACTAAAAGTAGTTGGTATCACGCAATGGGTCAGAAACGCTTTTTATCCCAAAACTCCTTACAAAATTATATTTATTTCTGGAAAGGGAAAACCCAATACGCTATCATCATTGGTATTTTCTTTAAAAGCTGGCATAACAGTAAATAAGCTGAAACCATGTGCTGTCATAGTAAATGGCTACTGGGGAGAACTAGCTCCACTATTCATCAAGAGTTCAAAGATAGTAACAATTATACATGATGTAGGGTTTGTAAACTCCATATATCAGTCCAAATTACACTACAATACTATCAAAAATATTATGCGAAAATATATCTTAAGCAAAATAATTAAAAAATCCGACATAATAGTTGTTCCTAGCTTAATTGTGAAAAAAGATATTATAAATTACATTAGTAGTTACTGTACAGAGAAGATATACGTGCTGGGTTTCGAAGGTATCGATGGCCCGTTTAGACGTATACATGTAGAAAATGAATACTTTGATATAGTCCATGTAGCACGATTTGCCCCCAACAAGGGACATATCATACTCCTGAAAGCCTTTGCCAATATTCTCAATGAACTGAAAAATATACGCCTATGGCTTGTTGGAGGTATTGATGCGAAACACATAGATTATTATGAGAAAATAAAATATATAGCTAATAATATAAATAGGAAGTTTAATAAACCTGTCGTGAAAATAGTTACAAATGCTCCATCGCTGAATAATTACTACGCATTAGCCGATGTATGTGTAGCCCCATCCATTGGTGACGAAGGCTATGGACTTGCAGTTGCTGAGTGCATGGCATACGGCAAGCCTGTTATTGCATCTGATATATTTGCTGACACCGGAGTCGTCTCCGCTGAAAGGGCATTTGTAGTAGAGCGTGGCGATCCCTATGCATTAGCAAATACTATTAAGTACGTCTATTTGAATTACGAGGAAGCACTTAAAAAAGCAGATAAAGGATTAGAGTTTGCTAGAAAATGTAGTTGGAGTAAAGTAGCTGATAAATTTATAGAATTACTGAGACATGTTAACTGTAAGTAG
- a CDS encoding nucleotide sugar dehydrogenase: MDVVDLVLSGQQPLAVCGAGYVGLSLAAVYLRHGIKVILADINEEKLRLIESKKYRYIEHTVEEAINTGLDSGRLQLTTSCEEATRKSRITVVTVPIHLDWDTKTINYTPFVNALKDIARGLKKGDLVIIESSVPPGTTEEIAKPVLEETSGLRAEEDFLLAYSPERIYVGRAVKDIEENYPKIVAGIGPRSTEAAAKLYKKIAKKGVLRLPKPRDAEFEKLAEGVYRDVNIALANELAIAAMKLGVDFYAAREAANTAKPYINIHLPGPGVGGACIPIYPYFLANKLLEKHYIPQLMLTARQINEQMPLVIIKLIEQLATTHKIEKKIAKIAILGVAFRGDIDDTRLSPTHDIVALLRARGYNNIWAHDPFVNYDPILNGLGVRLTNNIYDVLDNADIVIIATRHSIYKDIKLSELLKQTGKHSIVIDTVNYIKIDVKYDKIIVLGLR; the protein is encoded by the coding sequence ATGGATGTAGTAGACCTAGTCCTAAGCGGGCAACAACCTCTAGCTGTTTGCGGCGCGGGCTATGTTGGACTAAGCCTCGCCGCCGTATACCTCCGCCACGGCATAAAGGTCATACTAGCAGACATAAACGAGGAAAAACTCAGACTCATAGAAAGCAAGAAGTACAGATACATCGAACACACGGTGGAAGAAGCTATAAACACGGGACTGGACAGCGGCAGGCTACAGCTGACAACAAGCTGCGAAGAAGCCACCAGGAAGAGCAGAATAACTGTCGTAACCGTCCCAATACACCTAGACTGGGACACAAAAACAATCAACTACACGCCCTTCGTCAACGCCCTAAAAGATATAGCACGCGGCCTCAAGAAAGGCGACCTAGTCATAATAGAATCAAGCGTCCCTCCCGGGACTACAGAGGAGATAGCAAAACCCGTACTCGAAGAGACCAGCGGCCTGCGTGCTGAGGAGGACTTCCTCCTAGCATATAGCCCAGAACGCATCTACGTAGGAAGGGCAGTCAAAGACATCGAGGAGAACTACCCAAAGATAGTAGCCGGGATAGGACCACGCAGCACAGAGGCAGCAGCAAAACTCTACAAGAAAATAGCCAAGAAAGGCGTATTAAGACTCCCAAAGCCCCGGGACGCCGAGTTCGAGAAGCTAGCAGAAGGAGTATACCGTGACGTCAACATAGCCCTAGCCAACGAGCTAGCCATCGCAGCCATGAAGCTCGGCGTAGACTTCTACGCGGCCCGCGAAGCCGCAAATACCGCAAAACCTTACATAAACATACACCTACCCGGACCAGGAGTAGGCGGCGCCTGCATACCAATATACCCATACTTCCTAGCCAACAAGCTCCTCGAGAAACACTACATTCCACAGCTCATGCTGACAGCACGCCAGATAAACGAACAAATGCCCTTAGTTATAATAAAATTAATAGAACAGTTAGCAACAACACATAAGATAGAGAAGAAAATCGCAAAAATAGCTATACTAGGAGTAGCGTTCAGAGGCGACATAGATGATACGCGCCTTTCTCCTACGCACGATATAGTAGCGTTGCTTCGCGCCAGAGGATATAATAATATATGGGCACACGACCCCTTTGTAAATTATGACCCAATCCTCAACGGGCTGGGGGTAAGGCTAACAAACAACATTTATGACGTACTAGATAATGCTGATATTGTAATAATAGCTACTAGACACAGTATATACAAAGATATCAAGCTTTCAGAGCTACTCAAGCAAACCGGCAAACACTCAATAGTAATAGATACAGTAAATTATATAAAAATTGATGTTAAATATGATAAAATAATAGTATTAGGATTAAGATAG
- a CDS encoding glycosyltransferase family 4 protein: MKYNRIGYVANLKSPFQKELYRFLIKKENLYNYKVYHISQLKESNNSTNKIMFPFRLIYQLLNLNILNLDALLIEFISHEAFFYKILSLHKVPTFVRCHRIELYDYYNNHRKKFLYAIEFATLIMCVSNAMRERLAEIAPHAKYKSIVVYNSVDINKFKPLNLEQRYVDRRDGKFVIGSMGRFIESKGFTELIYTVARLIKKGYNNIILEIAGYGPLYYKINKLVEKLNIKKNVIIRGYIPHDETVKWYNSLDMFVLNSKIEGMPTVVLEAMATALPVVATSVGGIPEALDSEWIYEPYNLDRLEDLILKIYNMDPSKRIKIGMKNRLRVIDKFNLEKNSKVIIDLILKNINNI, translated from the coding sequence ATGAAGTACAACAGAATAGGCTATGTTGCGAATCTGAAGTCACCATTTCAGAAAGAACTATATAGATTTCTAATTAAAAAAGAGAACCTATATAACTATAAAGTATATCACATTAGCCAGTTAAAAGAAAGTAATAATTCAACTAACAAAATAATGTTCCCATTTAGATTAATATATCAATTACTAAATCTAAACATATTAAATTTAGATGCATTATTAATCGAATTTATATCACATGAAGCCTTTTTCTATAAGATATTAAGTCTACACAAGGTGCCAACCTTTGTCAGGTGCCATAGAATAGAACTCTATGATTATTACAATAACCATCGAAAGAAATTTCTCTATGCAATTGAATTCGCAACACTTATAATGTGCGTAAGTAATGCTATGCGGGAAAGACTTGCTGAAATAGCACCACATGCCAAGTATAAATCAATAGTAGTCTATAACTCTGTCGATATTAATAAATTTAAACCATTAAATCTAGAACAAAGATATGTGGATCGCCGTGATGGAAAATTTGTAATAGGCAGTATGGGAAGATTCATAGAATCTAAGGGCTTTACTGAACTTATTTACACAGTAGCTAGATTAATTAAGAAAGGTTATAATAACATAATCTTAGAGATAGCTGGGTATGGTCCATTATATTATAAAATCAATAAACTTGTCGAAAAACTCAATATTAAGAAAAACGTCATTATTCGTGGCTACATTCCACATGATGAGACTGTTAAGTGGTATAATAGTTTAGATATGTTTGTACTTAATAGTAAAATTGAAGGTATGCCTACAGTTGTGCTAGAAGCTATGGCAACGGCACTTCCAGTAGTTGCCACGTCCGTAGGCGGTATACCTGAGGCTCTAGACAGTGAGTGGATATATGAACCATACAATCTAGATCGTTTAGAAGATCTAATACTAAAAATATATAATATGGATCCTTCAAAGCGAATAAAGATTGGTATGAAGAATAGACTTCGTGTTATCGATAAATTTAATCTAGAGAAAAACTCCAAAGTAATAATTGATCTTATACTTAAAAATATTAACAATATATAA
- a CDS encoding glycosyltransferase family 4 protein: MKHRVVQYIDYYGDKMGGGAIFAKWLNIYFNYVKKIPALILSTSYPNKYSRYNEDLESILLVGKNVKPFVKHFVSSPRGKRKTAKAFAWFGTNIYLIMKKYDILQIHGSISSTKLPFINRLYFCPICIALHLRNTYKKYIKKVVLTLHAYWTLVNLVNNTNNIKDIALAEKMLFDNVDDIIAVELYHYNVLREQNMSARIHYIPSASVPKKLVYNPYVIPNIEIDEEILNKIRNKIKICLPSRLEPERNIIDFVRQYIKAINTYDYVRRNTILLIAGSGSLENLIRHISEKISNIIYLGALSHIEVLSMIRDHCDIVVNTAKSPGTGRITIEAFTFKKPVLRRMSIDINPIVDGVNGIVYSDDDIIDKLVDISLMRYDLHKLGEHGQETVKKRFLFEDIAEKYMNIYNL; the protein is encoded by the coding sequence ATGAAACACAGAGTTGTACAGTATATAGACTACTACGGCGATAAAATGGGAGGTGGCGCAATATTCGCTAAATGGCTAAACATATATTTTAATTATGTTAAAAAGATACCTGCACTAATACTATCTACGTCATATCCAAATAAGTATTCTAGATATAATGAAGACCTCGAATCTATCTTATTAGTAGGAAAAAATGTAAAGCCTTTTGTAAAACATTTTGTGTCGTCACCCAGAGGTAAACGTAAAACAGCTAAAGCTTTTGCCTGGTTTGGTACAAATATATATCTAATAATGAAGAAATACGATATATTACAGATACATGGTAGTATATCATCTACAAAATTACCATTCATAAATAGATTATATTTCTGTCCAATTTGCATAGCACTACATTTAAGAAATACTTACAAGAAATATATAAAGAAAGTAGTTCTAACATTACATGCCTACTGGACACTAGTTAATTTAGTTAACAATACAAATAATATAAAGGATATAGCTCTGGCCGAGAAAATGCTATTTGATAATGTTGATGATATTATAGCTGTAGAATTATACCACTATAATGTACTCAGAGAGCAAAATATGTCCGCTAGGATACACTATATACCATCAGCATCTGTTCCTAAAAAATTAGTGTATAATCCATATGTTATCCCAAATATAGAAATAGATGAAGAAATACTTAATAAAATTAGAAATAAGATTAAAATTTGTCTTCCTAGCAGATTAGAGCCAGAAAGAAATATCATAGATTTTGTGCGCCAATATATTAAGGCTATAAACACATATGATTATGTAAGACGAAATACGATATTGCTTATAGCAGGCAGCGGTTCATTAGAAAATCTTATCAGACATATATCAGAAAAAATCAGCAACATAATATATTTAGGCGCTCTAAGCCATATTGAAGTTCTATCTATGATAAGAGATCATTGCGATATAGTAGTAAATACCGCGAAATCGCCTGGCACGGGACGTATAACCATAGAGGCTTTTACATTCAAGAAGCCCGTTCTCCGGCGTATGTCAATTGATATCAATCCAATAGTGGATGGTGTAAACGGAATAGTGTATAGTGACGATGATATTATAGATAAGTTAGTGGATATAAGCTTAATGAGATACGATTTGCATAAGCTAGGTGAGCACGGACAAGAGACAGTGAAAAAGCGATTTCTATTCGAAGATATAGCGGAAAAATATATGAATATCTATAATTTATAA